The Podarcis muralis chromosome 10, rPodMur119.hap1.1, whole genome shotgun sequence genome includes a region encoding these proteins:
- the SOCS2 gene encoding suppressor of cytokine signaling 2 produces the protein MTLRTDESSDGTDRTGPQWEAAGAAAVAAEPSEEERLELAMRELRLAGWYWGNLSVVEAKERLQDTSEGTFLVRDSSHSEYLLTISVKTSVGPTNLRIEFQDGKFRLDSIICVRSRLRQFDSVVHLIEYYVLMCKDRRTASEMPSNGTVHLYLNKPLCHSTSSLQHCCRVAINRYTNEIQELPLPTRLKEFLKEYQYRI, from the exons ATGACCCTGCGCACGGACGAATCCTCGGATGGCACCGACAGGACTGGGCCCCAGTGGGAGGCTGccggagcagcagcagtggcggcgGAGCCTTCCGAGGAGGAGCGCCTGGAGTTGGCCATGCGGGAATTGAGGCTCGCAG GATGGTACTGGGGTAACTTGAGTGTTGTCGAAGCCAAGGAGAGATTACAAGATACATCTGAAGGGACTTTCTTGGTCAGAGACAGCTCGCACTCTGAGTACCTGCTTACTATTTCAGTAAAAACGTCAGTCGGACCTACTAACCTACGCATAGAGTTTCAAGATGGCAAATTCCGACTGGATTCCATTATCTGTGTTCGGTCAAGGCTCCGGCAGTTTGACAGTGTGGTCCACCTGATTGAATATTACGTTCTTATGTGCAAGGACAGAAGAACTGCGTCTGAAATGCCTTCCAATGGAACAGTCCACTTGTATTTGAATAAACCTCTCTGTCATTCAACTTCATCTCTACAGCACTGCTGTAGGGTAGCTATAAACAGATACACTAATGAGATCCAGGAACTTCCTTTGCCAACAAGACTGAAGGAATTCTTGAAGGAATATCAATATCGGATATAA